In Sorghum bicolor cultivar BTx623 chromosome 8, Sorghum_bicolor_NCBIv3, whole genome shotgun sequence, one genomic interval encodes:
- the LOC8070375 gene encoding uncharacterized protein LOC8070375 isoform X4, producing the protein MASDDGDKDVLLLVHQAPLDMEEGPAPRLAHLLPPLHRAPPPPPPPPFRSPPPPQAAASAEHRLSFRGWLGIPRHWEDWVAKLRPLHARLWRHLGIHDAVLASTLRFKRDASAVLHLASFWCPATATFAFPWGEATVTLQDVAALAGCPAVGAPAPAPLPPQWRPDEAALNGVRLGFNRSACKKAHHSAWVKHFLTADDNADPVFEHAAFLALWLTRFVLPGHPESTMRQAVFPIAVRLARGERVALAPAVLASIYRDLREIKAFLGAAGAAATAGDADMLSSLSVYSPLHILQLWMWERFPALRPTKVNPLMAGDPLAARWHDLSRKLNPAQIRNALNAGYNFVWQPYVSSMEHTGWVHSSDLAGNDELTSLAHFLHPCELVGMDCIEQYLPHRVARQFGLDQDVPGDVRRASQDWVFAWQTYQLEGKNVAFFIPHSEPGITARYAQWWREQLLPSHIDAAAASAPVEWKPSKRKVKKTPAAMEAEAEKERRMKKARVSPTTDKKRKLEELYDTKLSDWLPTARNEISDTTSDMGSEEALLPNVGTTNDDIVLLTPRKQTTTAPVTALMDNDMTLALGERGNFMVDEPPDIPSEPEAGVPATLEEEIVKIPVVTSLDIPDKPEEGATAVMEEQKEATSVSDRSVEVSAPVIEEVEEKVAIEGAICVTGMNPSGNNTTFVMEADERNTVPKEFGRAAEEATEAVPQSQHEVDAGVMNNSHDAVALPEEAAPVQSTDDSAGCPVVSHIMEDSNVAGDSGKNDYESTSCDFVKEQKEIPCVEEIAGENSRMGEKEREETSHESPQLEIVECVQDIVLVETECDVEQKIVHPAVEDVATSNSMSPALLGVPEPENAELNKHSYLANKDAEDIPIEVAQGEEAELGQISTSAKGGAEEHEEFSEVDHMGIADAQLHLHLDSEVPEKIDEVELKEVDGTMRLTRRDSDKKLGDVPEVGYAENENIRGLVVNTSDRKPSEVSQAEPAKMEDSKDFTEEDTDKSENVPGLECTGLVETHGDLMKEGTNNKFENVPELENTGLGGTHGPIEDTDGRFKEIHDVNSELEKCNVHESDIDRSEDTMQIDPLTQDEARWLAKEETEDNTTEVQEVKSEHLRNEAPIQEDTKEKSCADSMDLSENVVDRSKEVDKLKQLEEEGCQVLMEKDMENTSDAFVLEQTEDGHRKSLIETSINNHNEITLVEQLDGQSERLTRTGTEEIHGETIKAQEKEFYKDVAEDSNDSTNDKDVIEDSNNSINAEVPCSSATVQLKEDKMEVIHEGKIEEPCVQDVELINQREPSSDATAMEFEAVALEQDSRIIRKNMEATTVEGSHMLDSGLNSELDNVDETHAAREIKNQEILDVDTQVAMDEKQDLQAVTGNDKMNISEDTGRSVCGEYQINSTGTEDVKSIKGLQNQESLDQKEQLAREERLNLGTTTENNRMNILEDADVLVCGQYQNGPTHTKVKPTKEIQNQELLNDKEVMDGRVECEVTDGSGVSYEEACKLGGDGVNTSGVAVDVSDPVLNKEGCNTEELQAREDKQHHGVGHTNEKRILEDTSMIDTGELKSDSTVMEVSMAGLREGTLNQCAASLEKSQEEAVQEKHDQGVVDENTNGGSADIDALECEGVNPDVAMKMFHETILTTEAVNVAGSKISSENRQKEATFEEPSITEVEGSESNESARKEPEGALPQEPGNLVKIKQESLENGTEMSIFSENDKASEKHQTSAEFIIAPSSMDEQGDNDIGWPDESAKGCEKLTSDSINTVRSIKFGKPSSEEVKRTQSTRSMYLKDIKESLGRIRAEPSNRVHTTSVGYHSRHTVQDPISSCKEIKVPLRDSARDFGRDRALELVATSPQEETPRWRQEQYALQILEDVQNSRLAEKSRMEMEVRVLKAQISSMERQVMNLDHISDVKSRSSLNQQMLHLHKPSF; encoded by the exons atgGCCTCCGACGACGGCGACAAGGACGTCCTCCTCCTGGTCCACCAGGCTCCCCTCGACATGGAGGAGGGGCCAGCGCCCCGCCTGGCGCACCTCCTCCCCCCTCTCCACCGCGCGCCTCCCCCGCCCCCGCCTCCCCCCTTCCGCTCGCCGCCCCCGCCGCAGGCCGCAGCTTCCGCCGAGCACCGCCTCTCCTTCCGCGGCTGGCTCGGCATCCCCCGCCACTGGGAAGACTGGGTCGCCAAGCTCCGCCCACTCCACGCCCGCCTCTGGCGCCACCTCGGCATCCACGACGCCGTCCTCGCGTCCACCCTCCGCTTCAAGCGCGACGCCTCCGCCGTCCTCCACCTCGCCTCCTTCTGGTGCCCCGCCACCGCCACCTTCGCCTTCCCTTGGGGTGAGGCCACCGTCACACTCCAGGACGTCGCCGCCCTCGCCGGCTGCCCCGCCGTCGGCGCCCCGGCGCCGGCCCCGCTCCCGCCCCAGTGGCGCCCCGACGAGGCCGCGCTCAATGGCGTCCGCCTCGGCTTCAACCGCAGCGCCTGCAAGAAGGCGCACCACTCCGCCTGGGTCAAGCACTTCCTCACCGCCGACGACAACGCCGACCCCGTCTTCGAGCACGCCGCCTTCCTCGCGCTCTGGCTCACGCGCTTCGTCCTCCCGGGCCACCCGGAGTCCACCATGCGCCAGGCCGTTTTCCCCATCGCCGTCCGCCTCGCGCGCGGGGAACGCGTCGCCCTCGCCCCCGCCGTCCTCGCCTCCATCTACCGGGACCTCCGCGAGATCAAGGCCTTCCTCGGCGCCGCGGGCGCTGCCGCCACTGCAGGCGACGCCGATATGCTCTCCTCCTTATCCGTCTACTCGCCCCTCCACATTCTTCAGCTTTGGATGTGGGAGCGCTTCCCTGCCCTTAGGCCAACAAAGGTGAACCCACTCATGGCGGGCGATCCGCTTGCCGCTCGGTGGCATGATCTGAGCAGGAAGCTGAACCCGGCGCAGATTCGTAATGCCCTCAACGCAGGATACAACTTTGTGTGGCAGCCTTATGTCAGCTCCATGGAGCACACTGGGTGGGTTCACAGCAGTGATCTAGCCGGGAATGATGAACTGACATCGCTCGCACATTTCTTGCACCCCTGTGAGCTCGTGGGGATGGATTGCATTGAGCAGTACCTCCCGCACCGCGTCGCCAGACAGTTTGGACTGGACCAAGATGTGCCTGGGGATGTTCGCCGTGCCAGCCAGGATTGGGTGTTTGCTTGGCAGACCTACCAGCTGGAGGGTAAGAATGTGGCTTTTTTCATCCCTCACTCTGAACCTGGGATCACAGCACGGTATGCACAATGGTGGAGGGAGCAACTTCTGCCTTCTCACATTGATGCTGCTGCAGCAAGTGCTCCAGTAGAGTGGAAGCCTTCCAAGCGCAAGGTGAAAAAGACACCAGCGGCCATGGAAGCTGAGGCTGAGAAGGAGCGGAGGATGAAGAAGGCCCGTGTCTCTCCTACCACTGACAAAAAGCGCAAACTTGAAGAGTTGTATGATACTAAGTTGTCGGATTGGCTTCCAACTGCGAGGAATGAGATTAGTGACACCACTAGTGACATGGGATCGGAGGAGGCCTTGTTGCCTAATGTTGGAACGACCAATGATGATATTGTGCTACTTACGCCAAGGAAGCAGACAACAACTGCACCTGTAACAGCATTGATGGATAATGACATGACCCTGGCTCTAGGAGAGAGAGGAAACTTCATGGTTGATGAGCCTCCAGACATCCCAAGTGAACCTGAAGCTGGTGTCCCTGCAACGCTGGAGGAGGAAATAGTTAAAATTCCTGTGGTTACATCTCTTGATATCCCAGATAAGCCAGAAGAAGGAGCCACTGCAGTAATGGAGGAGCAGAAGGAAGCTACTAGTGTATCTGATAGATCTGTAGAAGTTAGTGCTCCGGTCATAGAAGAAGTAGAAGAAAAGGTTGCAATAGAGGGAGCTATTTGTGTTACAGGGATGAATCCATCAGGAAACAACACAACATTTGTAATGGAGGCAGATGAAAGAAATACAGTTCCAAAGGAATTTGGAAGGGCTGCCGAGGAAGCAACTGAAGCTGTGCCACAGAGCCAGCATGAAGTTGATGCAGGTGTTATGAACAATTCTCATGATGCGGTGGCTTTACCTGAGGAGGCCGCTCCAGTTCAGTCTACAGATGATTCTGCTGGATGTCCTGTGGTATCTCACATAATGGAAGATAGTAATGTTGCTGGCGACTCGGGCAAAAATGATTATGAAAGTACATCTTGTGATTTTGTTAAGGAACAGAAGGAGATTCCTTGTGTAGAAGAGATTGCTGGAGAAAACAGTCGAATGggtgagaaagagagagaggaaacCTCCCATGAATCTCCTCAACTAGAGATAGTAGAATGTGTGCAAGACATCGTTCTTGTGGAAACAGAATGTGATGTTGAGCAAAAGATAGTTCATCCAGCAGTGGAGGATGTAGCAACTTCCAATAGTATGAGTCCAGCTCTCCTGGGTGTTCCTGAACCAGAAAATGCAGAACTCAATAAACATTCTTATCTAGCAAATAAAGATGCAGAAGATATACCCATTGAAGTTGCACAAGGAGAAGAAGCAGAACTGGGACAAATTAGTACTTCAGCAAAGGGAGGTGCCGAGGAGCATGAGGAATTTTCTGAAGTCGATCACATGGGCATAGCAGATGCTCAGTTGCATTTACACTTAGATTCTGAGGTGCCTGAGAAAATTGATGAAGTAGAGCTTAAAGAAGTCGATGGTACTATGAGACTAACTAGGAGAGATTCTGATAAGAAGCTTGGAGATGTCCCTGAAGTTGGGTACGCAGAAAATGAAAACATCAGGGGGCTGGTAGTGAATACAAGTGATAGGAAACCTTCAGAAGTCTCCCAAGCCGAGCCTGCAAAAATGGAAGATTCTAAGGATTTCACGGAAGAGGATACAGACAAATCTGAAAATGTTCCTGGATTAGAATGTACAGGATTGGTGGAAACTCATGGAGATTTGATGAAAGAGGGTACAAATAATAAGTTTGAGAATGTTCCTGAATTAGAAAATACAGGATTGGGAGGAACTCATGGGCCAATAGAGGATACTGATGGTAGATTCAAGGAAATTCATGATGTCAATTCAGAACTGGAAAAATGCAATGTGCATGAGAGTGATATTGATAGATCTGAGGACACAATGCAAATAGATCCACTAACACAGGATGAAGCTAGGTGGCTGGCGAAGGAAGAAACTGAAGATAATACTACAGAAGTTCAAGAAGTAAAGTCTGAACATTTAAGAAATGAGGCACCGATTCAGGAGGATACCAAGGAAAAGTCCTGTGCTGATAGCATGGATCTATCAGAGAATGTTGTAGATCGCTCCAAAGAGGTTGATAAATTGAAACAATTAGAAGAAGAGGGTTGCCAGGTGTTAATGGAGAAAGACATGGAGAATACTAGTGATGCTTTTGTACTAGAACAGACAGAAGATGGACACAGAAAATCATTGATAGAGACAAGTATAAATAACCATAATGAAATTACTCTAGTCGAGCAGTTGGACGGACAAAGCGAGAGACTTACAAGGACAGGTACTGAGGAAATTCATGGAGAAACCATTAAAGCACAAGAAAAGGAGTTTTATAAGGATGTGGCAGAAGATTCAAATGACTCAACCAATGATAAGGATGTCATAGAAGATTCAAATAATTCAATCAATGCTGAGGTGCCATGTAGTTCAGCTACTGTACAGTTAAAAGAAGATAAGATGGAAGTTATTCATGAAGGCAAGATTGAGGAGCCATGTGTTCAGGATGTTGAACTGATTAATCAGAGGGAACCATCATCTGATGCAACTGCTATGGAGTTTGAG GCAGTGGCTCTGGAACAGGACAGCAGAATCATACGCAAGAACATGGAGGCAACAACAGTGGAAGGCAGCCACATGCTGGATAGTGGACTAAATTCTGAGCTAGACAATGTTGATGAAACTCACGCTGCACGGGAAATTAAAAACCAGGAAATTTTGGACGTGGACACG CAAGTAGCAATGGATGAAAAACAAGATCTACAAGCGGTAACTGGAAATGACAAAAtgaatatatcagaagatacaGGTAGGAGTGTTTGTGGTGAATATCAAATTAACTCAACTGGTACAGAGGATGTCAAGTCTATCAAAGGATTACAGAACCAAGAAAGTTTGGACCAGAAAGAA CAATTAGCAAGGGAGGAAAGACTTAATTTAGGAACTACAACTGAAAATAACAGAATGAATATCTTAGAAGATGCAGACGTTCTTGTCTGTGGGCAATATCAAAATGGTCCAACTCATACCAAGGTCAAGCCTACCAAAGAAATACAAAACCAAGAACTTTTGAATGACAAAGAA GTAATGGATGGAAGAGTGGAGTGTGAAGTAACAGATGGAAGTGGAGTATCCTATGAAGAGGCCTGTAAGCTTGGTGGTGATGGAGTAAATACCTCTGGAGTTGCAGTGGATGTTAGTGATCCAGTGCTAAACAAGGAAGGCTGCAACACAGAGGAG TTGCAGGCAAGGGAGGATAAGCAGCACCATGGAGTTGGACACACAAATGAGAAGAGGATTTTGGAAGACACTAGTATGATTGATACTGGTGAATTGAAATCTGATTCAACTGTTATGGAGGTTAGCATGGCTGGGTTAAGAGAGGGAACACTCAACCAGTGTGCTGCAAGTTTGGAGAAG TCACAGGAAGAGGCAGTGCAGGAGAAGCATGATCAGGGAGTGGTAGATGAAAACACAAACGGAGGTTCAGCTGACATTGATGCACTTGAATGTGAAGGAGTGAATCCTGATGTGGCCATGAAAATGTTTCATGAAACTATTCTTACAACAGAAGCTGTCAATGTAGCTGGGTCCAAAATTTCATCTGAGAACAGGCAAAAGGAAGCAACCTTTGAAGAACCCTCTATAACAGAAGTTGAAGGTTCTGAATCAAATGAATCTGCAAGAAAGGAGCCTGAAGGAGCTCTTCCACAAGAGCCTGGAAACCTGGTAAAAATTAAGCAGGAAAGTTTGGAGAATGGAACTGAGATGTCCATTTTTAGTGAGAATGACAAAGCTTCTGAAAAACATCAGACCTCAGCAGAGTTTATAATTGCTCCTTCAAGTATGGATGAACAGGGTGATAATGATATTGGATGGCCTGATGAATCAGCAAAAGGCTGCGAAAAGTTAACTTCTGATTCAATAAACACAGTTCGCTCCATCAAATTTGGCAAGCCAAGTAGTGAAGAGGTTAAGAGAACACAGAGCACCAGGTCTATGTATCTAAAAGATATCAAGGAATCATTGGGTAGAATTCGTGCTGAACCATCAAACAGGGTACATACAACCAGTGTTGGGTATCACTCTCGGCACACAGTTCAGGATCCAATTTCATCTTGCAAGGAGATCAAAGTGCCTTTGCGAGACAGTGCACGGGATTTTGGAAGGGACCGTGCACTAGAGTTAGTGGCTACAAGTCCACAAGAAGAGACTCCTCGATGGAGGCAAGAACAATATGCACTTCAAATTTTAGAAGATGTTCAAAATTCTCGACTTGCTGAGAAATCTAGGATGGAAATGGAGGTGAGAGTACTAAAGGCGCAAATTAGTAGCATGGAGAGACAAGTGATGAACTTGGATCACATCTCTGATGTAAAGTCCAGATCTAGTTTGAACCAACAAATGCTACATTTGCACAAACCATCCTTCTAA